The nucleotide window TCTGCAAGCCGTTCGATGGCCAAGCCTTACTCGCCGCGATCGCAACGGCATTAACTCAACAGGGACGTGGAAGGTGAACATGATCATTGACAGCTCACTCTCACGGAAATCGGCGCTCTCCTCCAGGCGAGGTGCAGCAGAAGAACAGCAGCCTCTCGTCATCATAGTCGATGACGACGCCTCGGTCCGAGATGCACTGTCCGAGCTGATGGAGTCAGCCAGCTTCGCAGCGGTTTCGTTCAGCTCGACACAGGCACTGCTCGAGACCAGCATGCTCAACCGGCCGGGATGTCTCATTCTCGACGTGCGTATGCCCGGCTTCAGCGGGCTCGACCTCCAGCGTCATCTGACGATGAACGGAAATCCCAAGCCGATCATTTTCCTCACAGCACATGGCGACATCCCGATGACCGTCCAGGCCATGAAAGCAGGCGCGGTGGATTTCCTGACAAAGCCGGTTCGC belongs to Bosea sp. NBC_00550 and includes:
- a CDS encoding response regulator transcription factor, whose translation is MIIDSSLSRKSALSSRRGAAEEQQPLVIIVDDDASVRDALSELMESASFAAVSFSSTQALLETSMLNRPGCLILDVRMPGFSGLDLQRHLTMNGNPKPIIFLTAHGDIPMTVQAMKAGAVDFLTKPVRDQTLLDAVNAAIGVDAARRAEAAKIKGCVERLQTLTPREREVMCEVARGRLNKQIAFDLGISEVTVKLHRGNLMRKMEVASLGELIRAWEALPVGMRMANAA